Sequence from the Panicum virgatum strain AP13 chromosome 5N, P.virgatum_v5, whole genome shotgun sequence genome:
aacaacgacaacaatgggaagtgccacaacgaccgtggaggcccctagcaaccagcgggatcccgCGCGTAAGCGCAAACCTGACGATACCGTTGGTACTATGGATCACACTCCGCGTGGTAAGAAGAATGATAAGCCGCAGGATTAGTTCGACAAGATTCTTCACAATAAAAGGTgcacaatccaccccaagagcaaccactcgatgtggaagtgcacgatcctgcgcaaatccttctaGTCGACACCTCCAGatgctcctaagaaaaagtagaacaaggatgacgaagacaACAAGAAAGACCCTGACGGGTTCCAACAGCCTCAAAAcatcgtcaacgtcatattcggtggagatcccagcttctccaagcgagctcagaagctTTTACTCAGAGAAATCCTTTCAGTTGAGCCAGCAATTCAAAGGCCACTAAAATACAGCAAGGTCCCCATCACCTTCTTCAGGGAGGACCAATGGATCAGCTTCTTTGAACCcgaaaagttcccgctagtactcgacccAGTTGTCCAAGGAtccaaacttactcgagtactcattgaTGGCGGCAGCGGACTCAACTTGATCTTCGCAAGTACATTGGTCAAGATGGGTCTCAACTATATGAGCCTACTTACTCCAAACAAGACCCCATTTTACGGCATTGTTCTCGGAAATTCTTCTACACCGATTGGTTCGGTCACCCTTCCAGTCACATTCGGTACAGAATAAAACTTTCGGACAGAGTACATCATGTTTGAAatagccgacttcgaatcttcctaccacgCCATACTGGGAAGACCGGCACTGGCTACGTTTATGGCCGTACCACACTAtgtgtacctgctcctcaagatgccaggcaacataGGAGTACTCTCTCTGcaaggagacctcctcaagtccttcaaGTGCGACAAAGAAGAAATAGATTATGCTGTCACAATCTGAGTCTCTAGCTCCGTCAGTGAAATACTTGCTGCCGCTAAGAAACTCTCACTCAATAAGGACTCAACGCCATCCAAGAAATTAAgccagtcgtcggttaaaccaaccggtgacgtgggcaccaagactatacagctacaagagggagatgacTCCAAAACTGTTATCATCGGAGCTGGCTTaggcgacaaataggaactcgagcttgTCAATtttcttagggccaaccgagacgtattcgcgtggaaaccagcggatatgccaggagtgcccaaggagttgatcgagcatacCCTGAAAGTCAACCCCAAAGCCACACCAAAGAAGCAGCGTCTACGGTGTTTCTCCCGGGACAAGCGAGAAGTCATCAAGAATAAGCTGGACGTCGCGCGCCTTAATGTTGTCTTTTCTTGtcgctgtttttctttgttttttcctGTATGTAGTCTTCCATGGCTACCTACTTGTATTCTTTCCTTCTTTATCAATGAAATGGACACCTTCTTGTGCCGGTTCGTTCAAAAAAGACTGAACTGATAAATTCTTGAAATTGACAAAATCGCCCTTGCTCGATAAGAATGTTGTCTGCCACTAAAAATACAATACCGTTAAATTCTGAAATATTCGCTTCCATAGGAAATCGAACCCAGAATATTAAATACTACTGAGATTCTTGTAACCACTAAGCTACAGACGCTTTCGTACGCAAAATTGACACCGCTATTAATTATTGACACAGTTGCTGGTTGCACAGCGACAGTGATGATAACGATCATAACCTCAGACCAAACGATCGAATAATAATAACATTTTCGAAATCAAACAAGACAATGTGTTGACGGTGGGCGGCCACGACAAAAACTGGTTTGAAGAAATGGTCACCACCTGCTCGGCGCCGAAAGCAAACCGCGATTTTTCAGTCCACTGCGCTACTAAACATGGAAAGGAGACGTGCAGAGACAGAGTAGCCTTAAGCCTTCTCCTTCCAGCGGGCGGATCGCCCACCCTACTATTCGGTCTAAAAGTTTCACCCCTCATTTTTTATTTAGAAAAATTCTACGTAACTCCACCTACTATCGGCAGTTGACTACTTAATCCCCCACCTATAAAATCGAGTATTCCACACCCCAACCTTTccaaaaccggacaaataacACACTCAAGCGGTTTTGGAGGgtgattttatctttttttatttatttcgaaTGAATCAtctaaaaatcataaaatggaaaatctaattttgttggactccacatgagtagaactacacagtgaacatataacATGATATGTTTTAATACAATTTTTTATTGTagatttttatcttttttatataattaattgaaataattcATAACTAAAGTTACTATAGTTCGATTGTGCGAATTTTTAAAGGTGGCCTAATTATTGTATACTTGAATCGTAGTAAAAACTTCATACTTATTGGATCATGTATTATATAGTCATAGATTTATTTAGAGTTTATGCTTGTTAAATCTATAACTAAGTTATATATGATCCAGTAAGTACGAAATTTTTTTACTACCGTTCAAGTATACAATAGTTAtgccaccataaaaatttcactacaATTGGACCATAGAAACTATAGTTATGAATTAttcaaattaattatagaaaaatagaTCAAAATttacaacaaaaattttgtgctatagcataccatattatatgttcactatATAGATCTTCTCATGtgaagtccaacaaaattaaaatttctattttatgttttttctatgatttactatgattttttgaTGATTCAtcttaaataaataaaaaaggaaaagacaaaatcacCATCGAAAATCGCTTGGGGTTATTTGTCCGATTTTAGAAAGGTTGGGGTGTGGAATACCCGATTTTATAGATTGTGGGGTTAAGTAGTCGATTGCCGATAGGTGGGGGGTTATGTAgacttttttatttagttttatTTATTACTGCTAGATAAAATTACTAAATATTTTGTATATAGCTATTGATAATTGAGAAGATAGAAAGTGAGAAATGatgttttataaaattaaatTGATTTATaactaatatatttaaaaatattattctACAAGATCATCCTAacctaaaattctaaatttgccACTTCAGCCTGAGAACCTACAAATCTGAATAATGAGCATAATACATGGCCCTATTTTTTTTCAGTCCAAGGTAGTATCTCCCGTAGTCCCttttttctttatctttctgGAATGCACCGTCTCATATCACATATACCGGGGGATGGGTTTCTATATGCCCTAGGAATTAAAATCtcaaggaaaaggaagaggaaaacGGGGCACGAATTCAACATGCCTACACAACCTATTGCAACCGAAGTGTTTAACTTTACTTCTGTTTTATACAAATTTGAGCTCATTTGGGAGGGTTTTTACTAGTTTCGGCTTCATTTATTTTACACGAATCGAAACACTTTAGCGTGATGCCGTTTTATAAACCGGGATAACTATAAAGATCCGTTTGGCATAGTTTAGTTTATTTTAGCTTCAGCATCGCTTGTTTCATATAAATCGAGACACTAGCGTGAAATTGCTTTATAACCCATACTACAGCCCGTTTGGCACGGCTGGAGCTCCTCCAAAAACATATCCGGCTCCAGCTCCTCAGGTGAAGCGGCTTTTTTAGTGGAACTGAAGCCGTTTTGAAAAACTTTCGGCAAAATAGTTTCTCCAATTCCAGCTCTGCCTCCACCTGGGTGGAAGCCATTCATAAAGCTATGGAGCCATAATTTGTGGCTTCACCTCGAAAGTGGAAGTCATTTCCTACTTCATAGGCTGCTTCATACATGAACCATTCTAAGGCCCTCTTTGGCGGGGGGGCTCTGGCTTCTTCGAAGTAGCCTTACCAAACATTTTGTAAAAGTCGTTTTTCATGAAAAATGGAGGAGCTGGTGACTCCTCTAGAACGGCTCCAGCTCTTCTGAAGTCCCTCGGAAGGAGCCCCTACCAAATGAGGCCACCTCTTTGGCATGAGCCCTACCAAATGAGGCCACCTCTTTGGCATGACTTCAGACGAAGCCAGTTTGGAGCCATTTCTGAAGTCCTGCCAAAGAGGcttagggtgcatttggtagAGCTTCTTGAGCTTATTTTCTGTTGAATCCAGCAAGAGCTCTGCCAAACTATCTGCCAAACTATTTCAGAGAGAAGTGATTCTCTGACGGTTCTATGAAGTGAAATGAACTAAAAGACTCCTAAAAAAAAGCTTCTCCTGATTTTGTGAAACTGTGAAGTGATTCTCCATCCTGATTTTAAGAATTTATGCTAGAGAATTAAATAGATCACTTTCTGCCGCagaatcacttctctcaaagaATCAACTCCCATTAAAAAAACAGAATTATATGGAGCTCTACCAAACAAACAGGCCCTTAAAATGAACTAAGCCATAAACTAGAAGCCAAGCGAAGTTAGTTTGACATGAACTAGAAGCCAAGCGAAGCTAGTTTGCCATGAACTAGAAGCTAAGCGaagataattttttttagcTTTACCAGCTTTGACTTCACTAGCGtagcttcttcttttttttttcttttttttttgccttaccGGCTTTGACTTCATTAGTGAAACCGTTTTGGCATAAGCTATGCCAAACGGGACCTAAACCAGAACCCAGGTGGAGCCATTTTTTCTTCACGGGCTTCGGCTTCACCGATGAAGCCATTTCGAGAGACTGGCCTTCCGAATAGACAGATCTGGGTTTCAAATCCAGCCTTCGTTCCACTATACCACAGACCCAAAGCAACACTCGGAAACAGATCAATGCATGTCCGAACTGCGACATACTCATAAGGTACAAGGAAAGCATTGTACATTCTATATTGACACATGGAGGTGCCGAATTGTACAGGCGACTGGAACCCAGAATGCATCTAGCAAACTTTTATTCGTCCTGGACTCCACTGCATCACGAGGAACAGAGCTAAAattacgggggggggggggggggggggggggacacaaCATGACATGCACCTAGCATACTGAAGTAAACACACCGATGCTTCAGGCAACAGACTGCCCAAGCAGGCCGAGCAGATTAAAAACCCCACACAACGCATGGGATAACACACATCTTACTCGTTCTTGAGGATATCTACTGGCTCACGGAGCGTGCCAAACATCCAGTCCATCCAGATGGTGTAGTGGCCATAGTTGTGGCGGTAAGTTGTGTGGTGAATGGTATGGTAGCCGGCACCCATGACAGGCCATACCTTGCCATGAATGCAGTCGTGGATGTTTGCCGTCCACACGGCCTCCAAGAATATGAGAGCAATGTGCGTCCTGAAGTGTGTTGGGAAAATGAAGAGGGCAAACACATGTGGTATTGCTTGCAAAATCCCATCCACTGGATGAAACGCGAGCCCTAGAAGGCAACAAATTCATAAATTAGGGGTGCTAAAATGATTCTCTGGAGTAAAATTGAACTAAAAATTACAAATTAGAAGTAAACATTAAAGAACTATGTTATTTCCAAGAAATAGTAGGCCATACATGGAACTCATGTATCATGTACAATTATTAGTTTATTGCTGCCTTCATGTTAAGAAATAAGTACAAATACTGAATTCTTCTTTTTGAAGTAACAAGAAGGGGGGATGTGTGTGTTCATTTACTGTAACTCCTGTCACCTATCTACAGAATTCAAATCTTGCCCACAAAAGAACAAACTAAAACAAAATACCAAAAATTAAGAATGAATTAAGGCAGTAAGATCTTACCGGCAAAAGGAGACAGAGTATTTTCCTTGTTGTAAATATGGTGGGTTGCATGTAGATATTTGTATAATGGCTTTATGTCATGCAACTCTCTGTGCATCCAGTAAATTCCAAACTCCACAAAGATGAGATATAAAGCCAAATTAATTAAGTACATGGGCACACCAACTTCACTGATATTAAAGAAACACCGTGTCCATCCGCTCTCAATCATGTACTCAGATAAAGCTGGAAGTGCACAATACAAAGGCATAGCCTTCGATGCGACAATTATTTGCTTCCTCATAGCTTCATTTGTAGGGACGGAATCTGTATCAAATGCTAACGTTAGATCAAACATCGCACAGACATAGACATAATCACATAAAATTTTGAGAGTATAAGATCATATTAGAATACCTTACACAATATAAAACCGATGTACTAACAATTCTACTGGTATCACATGGTATTCCTAGGGATGATCTGACAAGATTGTCAGATCCTCAGCATACTTTTATATGAAGATGTTCTTAGGAATGATACAAGACAAGTCCTTTGTGTGCATTCCAAGCACCCATGCAGCATGCTTGTTAACAGTTGTTGTTGTTACAGTACATATAATGCAAAAAAAATGTGTATGAAGAACATTGTTGTTACAGTACATATAAAGCAAAAAAAAGTATGCATGAAGAATATTTCCATTTTTGGGGAACAAAATAATTACAGTGTGCAGTACAAAGAATTGCTGCCGGCAGAAGTTTATTAAGATCTAAGAAAAATACCGACTAAGATTTCTCTATGGATAAAGATTGTTGCTGGAAAAAGTATCCTTATAATTATGTCTACACTCAGTATCGCGCAATCTAACGGATAAACCAAAATAATGGTAGTTCCAGTCAGAACATCAAAAGTGAACATATGTCATCGAGAAATCTTAGTTTAATGAAAAGGAGAGTGAAGTGAACAAAAGTGAACGGAACAATGAAAAGGAGGGTGAAGTGGGAATTCTAGAAGAATTATACAGGCTTTTTGGAAATATGTTTAAGTATTATCACAACATCACATATTCAAAGCGCCTTTCCTCAAAGAATTGCATCTTTCAACCCCTTCAAAAGATTGATATATCCATTTTACAATACTCCTTTCTCTTTCGTATCATGCAACCATGCAATATTCTTTATAATTCATTGAGATACCaatagagaaaaatattaatCTAAATTTTAAGGAAATATTAATTTAATGATTTAAGACGTAGGACATAGCAATTATACAACATGGTGGCCTTGCACTGGTGTTAAGAGTAGTACCATCACGATGCCCAGCTAATATAAATCTAATTACCAGAATAATTTTCTTCCTGTATTCCACTTGGTTTGCATCACCATTCACCAAGAAACCAAATGCAACCTTATCCCACATGGGCATGCAGGTCAAACGGTGCTACCAATATGACAGGCTAGCTTGCTCCTATTACGAATATATGACTGCAATCAAGAGGGTTCAATTGAGTGGTCCAAGAAGGACACCTGAATTTAAAATATCAGGCGGTTTCGCAAGCACAACCACATAGTTTTGAATGGGCATCAACACAACAGATGCTCCAACTATATTCCAGAATAAAAGCTGTATAATGGCCCAAATGCGGAAAAGGGATGGGGAACCTAAAAAATGCTCAAGACAGGGCACACAGAAACAGTAGCCAATAGGTAACGCATAAGCCAAGATATTAATATTAAGCACTTGATAGAAACGTCCAGTGCACAACATGTGGTTGAGCATAGGGACCAGCCAAAGCAATCAATACAGTAACCCTAACCCTGACAAGAGCACCGGAACGACCTTGTATAATTTTGTTTAGCGATCCAAACACGAGTCAAGTGCCGGccccctttattttttttagtgCATCTACCTTGATTGGCGGCCTTGCCAAGAACGAGAAGGCACGGTAAAACAGGTAATAGAGAATAATTAATTCGACCCGATCTGAAGCAgaaatttagatttttttttaactaaaaTTGCTTAGCTGAGGCCAACCTCAGTCTTTGTCAGCAACTTGTACTCATAGCTGCTTACAGACTTAAACAATTAAACAATAAGCAGTAATAGCAAGCCGAACCAAAGTCTTGGCAAAGCAGAGTAAACAATCATGTAAGTTTCTGTTTAACAAGCACAAAGGCATGCCTTTCACAAACTTAGGCTAGGCACCTAGCCGAGAAGGAAATTCTGCTCTTCAGATCCATTCAGATTGCCTACCAATGAAGGCTAGATAGATCTCCAAACCATCATATCTCACAACCAAAACAAGCTGGAACAGGAGGGCATTATGACAATTCCCCCAACAAATCTTCGAGGGCCACACCTCACTGCCTCTAGTACCTATTAGGAGATGGGGATCGAGAGCAACGACACGGCGAGGACCATAAAACGCACCACAAAAAGGCTCCAGATCAAGCCAAAAAAAAGGTTTCCGAAAGGAGCGGACATTCGGGATCTGAAGTTGCCAGCTTTCCCTTTCCGCGCGAATAGCAAATCCCTTACCGGCACTGCCGAAACCCTCTCGAATCAACCCCTCAAAGATAAACTCTCGAATCGAATCCTCTCGCTAAGCACACCCAGATCGTAGTAAGAACAAatcggcggctgcggctgcagcagcagcgtcgggaagggagggagagggggcgggaCCTTTGGGGATGTAGGCGTTGCGCTTCCAGTAGTAGATGACGAAGCACCAGAGGAAGCCCGAGAGGTAGTAGAGGAGGTAGCCGCCGACCATGTTGCGCATCCACGACTGCACCGGGTGCGGCAGGCCGCGCCACCAGTTGCCGGGCGCCACCGCGCTGAGGACGAGCTCGTTGTACCACTCCGTCTCCGCGACGAAGCGCCGCAGGTAGtcgccgccatgcgccgccaccgccgccattgccggcggccgccgcactAGGTGACTGTGTGCGGTCTGCGGTGGATTCTTTCGGGGTGGGGAGCCGTAAAGCGGCGGAAGCGTGGAGATGCTCTGGGGTACTCTTTAAATGGATCTGTGGTAGGCTGGTTCCGCCGTGCCGCCAGGGGGTGGGGGCCCTGGTGGGAagagtggagagggagaggctgaTGGCATTCGGCGAGTTCTTTTCCGAGGGATAAACCAAGGGCGAGCTCCCGGAAGGAGAAAAATGGACACACAAGATTACCAGAGCCGtttccctaaaaaaaaaaaggattaccAGAGCCGTCCGATGGCCATCCAACATGCCATGAGCCAACCTTCGATTGGTTTCCTTTATCCAGCCTGCATTCACCTCATCGTATCATTTCATCAACTCTTGCTGCCACCTGTTATGCTTATAAATTCAAACAATTGGACTAAAAAATAGTCCCGCTAAAAGCCTAAAATGACATATATTTGGATGTGAAAGTGAACAATGGACATGATCTACTTGCAACCCTAGCAATATTAAGGTTctatttagtttccaaaaattttactacagtacatgtcacatcgaatcttcggatacatgcatgaaacattgaatgcagttgaaaaaataacaaattacacagtttaactgtttCATACGAGAAGAatattttaagcctaattagtccatgattagatattaattgccaaataacaacgaaatatgctacagtaccaaaactcaaatgttttcacgaactaaacacagcctaaggACTCGTTTGACACAAATTCAATTTCGCAAAATAGTCTTAGGTGAGAGATGATTATGGCGCTCCTAAGAAACAAGTTTTTCCGGTTTTATAATAGGACAAACATTTCTGATATGTCTTTGAGTCATgaatcatttgattttgaatctcTCCCTTTACTCTAGAATCTATTTGGATCATCGTGGATTGTTTCAAATACACCCTACAAAACGGATCTCGCCACTCCAATCAGACTCATTCTCAATAGTCAACTAATGATCCACCGAGACTACTAGTGCCTCGAGGACTCATTTAAGCCAAGAATGAAGGAACCTCCTTATCAACCCTTCTTGTCAAATTGTAGCTTGCTATCCCAGTGAAAATGTCATTGGCTAAATTTTTATGTTTTTAGTTGACCAAAGTGAAAGAGGTTTGAAATATGAATGTGTGTgtgaaagagagagggagacggCGCCTTATGAAAGAAACCTTCATATTCTATCTTCAAATATTGTACTATTCCATACGAAAGTATAATTTAAATTT
This genomic interval carries:
- the LOC120672692 gene encoding delta(7)-sterol-C5(6)-desaturase-like, coding for MAAVAAHGGDYLRRFVAETEWYNELVLSAVAPGNWWRGLPHPVQSWMRNMVGGYLLYYLSGFLWCFVIYYWKRNAYIPKDSVPTNEAMRKQIIVASKAMPLYCALPALSEYMIESGWTRCFFNISEVGVPMYLINLALYLIFVEFGIYWMHRELHDIKPLYKYLHATHHIYNKENTLSPFAGLAFHPVDGILQAIPHVFALFIFPTHFRTHIALIFLEAVWTANIHDCIHGKVWPVMGAGYHTIHHTTYRHNYGHYTIWMDWMFGTLREPVDILKNE